One Malaclemys terrapin pileata isolate rMalTer1 chromosome 21, rMalTer1.hap1, whole genome shotgun sequence DNA window includes the following coding sequences:
- the LOC128826848 gene encoding basic proline-rich protein-like, which produces MTSLASVSVPLTIPPSDPVTGVISNGLILLNPATLPPGTKIILQIPPQMVVPPKDTGTGAGSTNTCTLQGPVPRRMPELRPAPAKAQRPAGGQLSDLTSRMSAEKGNGPHAPPVPAPSPPLHPSPPSAPLHSPPPSVALQPSPPSAPPLLAPPRPLHLMPLPAPPPPSAPPQVPAPSEELWAEQGAWHKPYNFRQSQPQGKYTEEGAGEGSDAGGSSGEDWAGESGAEEDEELEPVPQGKRRGRPPKKRRRGRPPLGPYICVVCAKRFVYQRSLKQHMRLRRHYPSCHQCHSTFSDLHQLQLHVLSHRGEGMA; this is translated from the exons ATGACCTCACTGGCCTCTGTCTCAGTCCCTTTGACCATCCCTCCCTCAGACCCAGTCACAGGAGTGATAAGTAACGGCCTGATCCTACTGAACCCGGCAACCTTGCCCCCGGGCACCAAGATCATCCTTCAGATCCCACCCCAGATGGTTGTGCCCCCAAAGGACACGGGCACGGGAGCCGGGAGTACCAACACGTGTACTCTGCAAGGACCAGTACCCAGGAGGATGCCAGAGCTGCGCCCAGCCCCAG ccaaagcTCAGCGGCCAGCAGGAGGGCAGCTCAGTGATCTCACCAGCAGGATGTCAGCAGAGAAGGGCAACGGGCCACACGCTCCACCAGTgccagccccatccccacccctgcacccctcgCCACCATCAgcccccctgcactccccaccACCATCAGTCGCCCTGCAACCCTcacctccctcagccccaccacTGCTAGCTCCCCCACGGCCCCTGCACCTGATgccgctgccagccccaccacccccctcagcccctccacaGGTGCCAGCCCCCTCAGAGGAGCTCTGGGCTGAGCAGGGAGCGTGGCACAAACCCTATAACTTCCGCCAGTCCCAGCCCCAAGGGAAATACactgaggagggagcaggggagggcagtgaCGCCGGGGGAAGCTCTGGGGAGGACTGggcaggggagagcggggctgaAGAGGACGAGGAGCTGGAGCCTGTCCCCCAGGGGAAGAGGCGAGGGCGGCCCCCTAAGAAGCGAAGGCGAGGCCGGCCCCCCCTGGGCCCCTACATCTGTGTGGTCTGTGCCAAGCGCTTTGTGTACCAGCGGTCGCTGAAGCAGCACATGCGGCTGCGCAGGCACTATCCCTCCTGCCACCAGTGCCACAGCACCTTCAGCGATCTCCACCAGCTGCAGCTCCATGTGCTCAGCCACCGGGGGGAGGGCATGGCGTGA
- the PCP4L1 gene encoding Purkinje cell protein 4-like protein 1, translating into MSQLSSNESPAPSQAPGREEKAKAGNTKKVEEEEEEEIDIDLNAPETEKAALAIQGKFRRFQKRKKDPSP; encoded by the exons CTCAGCTCCAATGagtccccagcccccagccaggctcccGGCCGTGAGGAGAAAG CCAAAGCCGGGAACACCaagaaggtggaggaggaggaggaggaggagatagaCATTGACCTGAACGCGCCCGAGACTGAGAAGGCAGCGCTTGCCATCCAGGGCAAGTTCCGTCGCTTCCAGAAACGGAAAAAGGACCCCAGCCCCTGA